A window of Rufibacter sp. LB8 contains these coding sequences:
- the ftsY gene encoding signal recognition particle-docking protein FtsY, which yields MALFGFFSKEKKESLDKGLEKTKTSFFDQLSKAVVGKSKVDEEVLDELETVLVHADVGIGTTVKIIDRIEKRVARDKYVGTSDLDKILREEIMDLMEENKGGVAADFSLPDTGGMPYVIMVVGVNGVGKTTTIGKLASQFHKAGKKVVLGAGDTFRAAAVDQLKIWGDRVGIPVIDHGMNTDPAAVAYDSVKKGVEMGADVVIIDTAGRLHTKINLMNELSKIKRVMQKVIDAAPHEVLLVLDGSTGQNAVIQAREFTKATEVTALAVTKLDGTAKGGVIIGISDEFKIPVKYIGVGEKVEDLQIFDKREFVDSLFSKK from the coding sequence ATGGCACTATTCGGTTTCTTCAGCAAAGAAAAAAAGGAATCTCTGGACAAAGGCCTTGAGAAAACCAAAACCAGTTTCTTTGACCAACTCAGCAAAGCCGTTGTGGGCAAGAGCAAGGTAGACGAAGAAGTGCTGGATGAACTGGAGACCGTGCTGGTACATGCAGATGTGGGGATTGGCACCACCGTCAAGATCATTGACCGCATTGAGAAACGCGTGGCCCGCGACAAATACGTAGGCACCTCTGACCTGGATAAAATCCTTCGGGAAGAAATCATGGACCTGATGGAGGAGAACAAAGGCGGCGTGGCCGCCGATTTCTCTTTGCCAGACACCGGTGGCATGCCCTACGTGATTATGGTGGTAGGCGTGAACGGCGTGGGCAAGACCACTACCATCGGTAAGCTGGCCTCGCAGTTCCACAAGGCGGGCAAGAAAGTAGTGCTGGGTGCCGGTGACACGTTCAGAGCCGCCGCCGTGGATCAACTCAAGATTTGGGGCGACCGCGTGGGCATTCCGGTGATTGACCACGGTATGAACACAGACCCCGCCGCCGTGGCCTATGACTCCGTGAAAAAAGGCGTAGAGATGGGCGCCGATGTGGTGATTATTGACACCGCTGGCCGTCTACACACCAAGATCAACCTCATGAACGAGCTCTCCAAGATCAAGCGCGTGATGCAGAAAGTCATTGACGCCGCGCCACACGAAGTGCTCTTGGTCTTGGACGGCAGCACTGGTCAGAACGCCGTGATCCAAGCCCGCGAGTTTACCAAAGCCACCGAAGTCACCGCCCTAGCCGTCACTAAACTGGACGGAACCGCCAAAGGCGGCGTCATCATTGGCATCTCAGATGAATTCAAGATTCCCGTGAAATACATTGGCGTGGGCGAGAAAGTAGAAGACCTCCAGATTTTCGACAAGCGCGAGTTTGTTGATTCACTGTTTTCTAAGAAGTAA
- the rimO gene encoding 30S ribosomal protein S12 methylthiotransferase RimO yields MKVRSLKQDKYNVITLGCSKNLVDSEVLMGQLQANDRHVVHDSEKDDANIIIVNTCGFIDNAKQESIDTILRYADAKEAGAIDKLYVTGCLSQRYKDSLEAEIPQVDAYFGTLELPQLLKTLDADYKHELIGERLLTTPKHYAYFKIAEGCNRPCSFCAIPLMRGKHVDRPMDSLVKEATRLANMGTKELILIAQDLTYYGLQHYGERKLAELLQRLSDVNGIEWIRMQYAYPSQFPMDALDVMVERENICKYLDMPLQHISDNMLKTMRRGISKRRTLELVDTIRQRVPDIALRTTLIAGHPGETQQDFEEMYRWVEESRFDRLGIFTYSHEENTHSHTLVDDVPDEVKQERADIIMELQQGISMEMNEEKVGNTYKVLFDRKESGYFVGRTQYDSPEVDNEVLVPADSTYVRLGDFAHVKITSSTDFDLYGEVVGTSAAVEQKHIAMQESIIL; encoded by the coding sequence GTGAAAGTAAGATCGCTTAAACAAGACAAATACAACGTTATCACGCTGGGTTGCTCCAAAAACCTGGTAGATTCTGAAGTGCTCATGGGCCAGTTGCAGGCCAACGACCGCCACGTGGTGCATGACTCGGAGAAAGACGACGCCAATATCATCATTGTGAACACCTGCGGCTTCATTGACAACGCGAAGCAGGAATCTATTGACACCATTTTGCGGTACGCCGATGCCAAAGAAGCCGGGGCCATTGACAAACTCTACGTGACCGGTTGCCTCTCGCAGCGCTACAAGGACTCTTTAGAAGCTGAAATCCCGCAGGTAGATGCCTATTTCGGAACCTTGGAATTGCCGCAGCTGCTGAAAACGCTGGACGCTGATTACAAGCATGAACTCATTGGCGAGCGTCTGCTCACTACGCCCAAGCACTACGCGTATTTCAAAATCGCCGAAGGCTGTAACCGTCCCTGCTCGTTCTGCGCCATCCCGCTCATGCGCGGCAAGCACGTTGACCGTCCCATGGACAGCCTGGTGAAAGAAGCCACGCGCCTAGCCAACATGGGCACCAAAGAATTGATTCTCATTGCCCAAGATTTGACCTATTACGGCTTGCAGCACTACGGTGAGCGCAAACTTGCTGAGTTGTTACAGCGCCTTTCAGACGTGAATGGCATTGAGTGGATTAGAATGCAATACGCCTACCCAAGCCAATTCCCGATGGATGCCCTAGACGTAATGGTAGAGCGCGAGAACATCTGCAAGTACCTGGACATGCCGTTGCAGCACATCTCAGACAACATGCTCAAGACTATGCGCCGCGGTATTTCCAAGCGCCGCACGCTGGAACTGGTAGATACCATCCGTCAGCGCGTGCCAGACATCGCCTTGAGAACAACCTTGATTGCCGGTCACCCTGGGGAGACGCAGCAGGATTTTGAGGAGATGTACCGTTGGGTAGAGGAAAGCCGTTTCGACCGTTTGGGTATTTTCACCTACAGCCACGAAGAAAACACGCATTCCCATACCTTGGTTGATGATGTGCCAGACGAAGTAAAACAGGAGCGCGCCGACATCATCATGGAACTGCAGCAAGGTATTTCCATGGAGATGAACGAGGAGAAAGTAGGCAACACCTACAAAGTCCTGTTCGACCGGAAGGAGAGTGGCTATTTCGTGGGCCGTACCCAGTATGACTCCCCGGAAGTTGACAATGAAGTGTTGGTGCCCGCAGACAGTACCTATGTGCGTTTGGGAGACTTCGCCCATGTGAAAATCACCAGTTCCACAGACTTTGACCTGTACGGTGAAGTAGTTGGAACTTCCGCTGCCGTAGAGCAAAAACATATAGCCATGCAGGAATCTATAATTCTTTAA
- the rpmG gene encoding 50S ribosomal protein L33, whose product MAKKAKGNRVQVILECTEQKNSGVPGMSRYITTKNRKNTPERLEMKKFNPFMKKVTVHKEIK is encoded by the coding sequence ATGGCAAAGAAAGCTAAAGGCAATAGAGTTCAGGTGATTTTGGAGTGCACTGAGCAGAAAAACTCCGGCGTACCTGGCATGTCTCGGTATATCACTACCAAAAACAGAAAGAACACTCCGGAGCGTTTGGAGATGAAGAAGTTCAATCCTTTCATGAAGAAAGTTACCGTTCATAAAGAAATTAAATAA
- a CDS encoding DUF4295 domain-containing protein — translation MAKKVVATLKTATGKDWAKIIKAVKSPKTGAYTFREEMVPVDQVQDALKK, via the coding sequence ATGGCTAAGAAAGTAGTAGCAACCCTGAAGACCGCCACTGGTAAAGACTGGGCCAAGATCATCAAAGCAGTAAAATCTCCTAAGACGGGTGCTTACACCTTCAGAGAAGAGATGGTGCCTGTTGACCAAGTACAGGACGCCCTGAAAAAATAA